Proteins from a single region of Paenibacillus rhizovicinus:
- a CDS encoding UvrD-helicase domain-containing protein translates to MFELSEDKKRLLQTNGHLLVLGGPGSGKTTIALLKANQLIINNVIEKGQKILFLSFARATVSRVEEQVRSVISSNIQSQLEVNTYHGFIWSLIRSHGYLINKRRIIKLLTPHEAASRLANFSGDREGEKKRLFEEEGILHFDLFAKYGTQLLTESQALSKVISNAYPVIILDEFQDTNFDEWQFIQAVGQLSTLIALADPEQRIYEFRGADPSRISDFIFIYSPQQFDFGSENNRSNGTDIVQFGNDLISGKNVGKQYNQVKVNLYPFRQGLSPHLDLKVEVLKARKRLIANHTNDWSLAILVPSKRLMHEVSLCLDTHHIFANNKSLPRVSHELALETAAPSLAAVLVSNLLDLGSNSRVEHTQLIADLCEHMRGRNGDASAPKQSLDISNALQEFITTGKIRGSKRQMILQDCINLVNACCSLEFTGDPSQDWKNVCSLLDGASSDQLKQVGKDIKYLKMLHRGSELRSRLASLWRLYGNYSGAGESIKAALLQEYFANSSKVWRGVHVMTIHKSKGKEFDEVIVYEGLYQGKIVRNESTKKEIDQARLNLRVAVTRARQNVLIITPINDVCPLLR, encoded by the coding sequence ATGTTCGAACTCTCAGAAGATAAAAAGCGATTGTTACAAACCAATGGTCATTTGCTAGTATTAGGTGGTCCTGGATCTGGCAAAACGACGATAGCATTACTCAAAGCAAATCAATTAATAATTAATAACGTCATCGAAAAGGGACAAAAGATTCTCTTCTTAAGTTTTGCGAGAGCAACTGTTTCGAGAGTTGAAGAACAAGTTAGATCTGTTATTTCAAGTAACATACAAAGCCAACTAGAGGTTAATACATATCATGGATTTATATGGTCGTTGATAAGAAGTCATGGTTATTTAATTAACAAGCGGCGAATTATTAAATTGCTTACTCCTCATGAGGCTGCATCTAGACTAGCAAATTTTTCTGGAGATAGAGAAGGAGAAAAAAAAAGACTATTTGAGGAAGAAGGCATTCTACACTTTGACTTGTTTGCAAAGTATGGAACACAACTATTAACCGAAAGCCAGGCGTTATCGAAGGTAATCTCCAATGCTTATCCGGTTATAATACTTGATGAGTTCCAAGACACAAATTTTGACGAATGGCAGTTTATCCAAGCAGTTGGACAACTTAGTACACTAATTGCATTGGCGGATCCTGAACAACGAATTTATGAATTTAGAGGGGCGGATCCTTCTAGAATAAGTGATTTTATTTTTATTTATTCCCCTCAACAATTTGATTTTGGTTCAGAGAATAACCGAAGTAATGGAACCGATATTGTTCAGTTTGGAAATGATCTAATTAGCGGGAAGAATGTTGGAAAACAATACAATCAAGTTAAGGTCAACTTATACCCTTTTCGTCAAGGATTGAGTCCTCATTTAGATTTAAAAGTCGAGGTACTGAAGGCTCGGAAAAGACTAATAGCAAACCATACAAATGATTGGTCTCTTGCTATACTGGTCCCATCAAAAAGATTAATGCACGAAGTTTCCCTATGTCTAGATACACACCATATCTTCGCAAATAATAAATCACTACCCCGAGTTAGCCATGAATTGGCACTGGAAACTGCTGCGCCGTCACTTGCTGCTGTATTAGTTTCAAATCTATTGGATCTTGGATCAAATTCTAGGGTGGAGCATACACAACTCATTGCTGATTTATGTGAACATATGCGTGGAAGGAACGGAGATGCTTCTGCACCAAAACAAAGCTTGGATATATCAAATGCCCTTCAAGAATTTATTACGACAGGTAAGATACGTGGATCAAAGCGACAAATGATACTACAAGACTGCATCAACTTAGTAAATGCTTGTTGCAGCCTTGAATTTACAGGAGATCCCAGTCAAGATTGGAAAAATGTTTGTAGTCTTTTGGATGGTGCCTCCTCGGATCAACTTAAGCAGGTCGGAAAAGATATCAAATATTTAAAAATGCTGCACAGGGGATCGGAATTAAGATCAAGATTAGCTTCACTTTGGCGCTTATACGGAAATTATAGTGGTGCTGGAGAAAGTATAAAAGCAGCTTTATTGCAAGAATACTTTGCCAACTCCTCAAAAGTTTGGAGAGGAGTTCATGTAATGACAATACACAAATCGAAAGGAAAGGAATTTGACGAAGTAATCGTCTATGAAGGTCTATATCAGGGGAAAATTGTTCGAAACGAATCTACGAAAAAGGAGATAGATCAAGCACGCTTAAATTTAAGAGTAGCGGTGACAAGGGCTCGCCAAAATGTTCTTATTATTACACCCATTAACGATGTCTGCCCGTTACTTCGGTGA